In Massilia sp. METH4, the genomic window CGTCGACGCCATTCTGCTTGCCGTGTTTCTCGATGAGTTTCTGCTCCTGCGCAATGTTGAGCAGCAGGTAAGTCACGCCGAACTGCTCGGCGATGCGGATGGTGCCTTCAGCTTGCGCGCCGGCGGCCAGCACGAGCGCAAGCGCACCCGCGGCGATCTTCAATCGTTTCATGGTCTTCTTCTTTTCGAAATTTTTCAACCGGTGCCTGGGAGGAGTGATGGCGTGCACGCCATCACCGCTTTATGGGCGCGGAGCATGCTCCGCGAAACCCCCATAAAGCCACCGGTCTTGGAGAAACATTTCCAAAAACCCGGTGCCTGTCACCGGTTGTCGGTTGGGTTAGTAAGGCACGTCGCCCTCGATCGTGGTGCGGTACAGCTTGCGGCGCTGGTCGGCGGGGCAGCCGGCGGCCAGGTGCATCAGCGAGCGGTTGTCCCAGAACACCATGTCGTGCGGTTGCCATTGGTGGCGGTACACGTGCTGCGGCTTCACGCTGTGCGCGAACAGTTCCTTGAGCAGCGCCTCGCTTTCATCCTCGGGGATGCCGACGATGCGGGTGGTGAAGTGCTCGCTGACGAACAGCGCCTGCCGCCCCGTTTCCGGATGCGTGCGCACCACCGGGTGCACCACGGGCTTTACTTCGTCGATCTGCGCCTGCGTGAGGTTCGGGCGCCACGGGCTGCGGCGCTGCAGTTCGCCGTACTGCTTCAGGTAGCTGTGCTCGGCCTTTGCGTAGCGGACCTGGCTCTTCACCGCTTCGGGCAGCGTGTCCCAGGCGAGGTGCATGTTGGCGAACAGCGTGTCGCCTCCTTCGGCCGGCAGTTCCTGCGCATGCAGCATGGAGCCCAGGCTGGGCTTTTCCTTGTACGACAGGTCGGAATGCCAGAAGTGGCCGGCATCGCCCAGGCCGATCGGTTTGCCGTTCTCGACGATGTTCGAGACGACGAGGACTTCCGGATGCCCCGCCAGCTGGAAATTCCTCAGCACATGAATCTGCAAGGGGCCGAACAGGCGGGAGAAGTCCACCTGCTGCTGCGGCGTGATGCGCTGGTCCCGGAACACCAGCACATGGTGCTCCAGGTGGGCGGCATGCAGCTGCAACAGAACCTTGCGGGAGAGTGGCCGTGCCAGGTCGAGGCCAATCACTTCAGCGCCAAGGGGACCATCGAACGGGCGAATGAGCGGCGTGTTTTCCGGAGAAACGGCGACACTCGGGACAG contains:
- a CDS encoding TauD/TfdA family dioxygenase, yielding MSAVLSAAVPSAVPSVAVSPENTPLIRPFDGPLGAEVIGLDLARPLSRKVLLQLHAAHLEHHVLVFRDQRITPQQQVDFSRLFGPLQIHVLRNFQLAGHPEVLVVSNIVENGKPIGLGDAGHFWHSDLSYKEKPSLGSMLHAQELPAEGGDTLFANMHLAWDTLPEAVKSQVRYAKAEHSYLKQYGELQRRSPWRPNLTQAQIDEVKPVVHPVVRTHPETGRQALFVSEHFTTRIVGIPEDESEALLKELFAHSVKPQHVYRHQWQPHDMVFWDNRSLMHLAAGCPADQRRKLYRTTIEGDVPY